The sequence below is a genomic window from Dioscorea cayenensis subsp. rotundata cultivar TDr96_F1 chromosome 6, TDr96_F1_v2_PseudoChromosome.rev07_lg8_w22 25.fasta, whole genome shotgun sequence.
ATACCCATAATCATAATTTCCATGGTCATCTCCATGACCATCAAAATTGAGCTTAATCCAATTTTGTTGGGGTCTATTCCATGCTTTGCGATATTTACATGGGGCACGAGATCTACTTGTTAGGTAAGGACGACTCAAAATACTCTTCCTCAATCTTGTTACGTAAGTCACTGcaatttttcaaacaaactcattataagttattttatattgaaaacAATGTTCTCTGTTTTAATTTAAgtatatttatcaaataattcATTCACCTAATCATATCTCCTTTTGGTGGATGTGCAATCTTGTGGTCAACTTCAATTTTATTGAGTATTGAAAAACCTAattcaaaagacaaacaaaatattGGATATTTATTTAGAACTCAAgccttattaattatttataaaacacgTACAATTCATCGtggaaaataaaatgatataagCTTGACAAACTTACTTGGTAAAAGTTCACTAAAATGCATCCCGGGATGAAGATTAAAGAATATCCAATGAAGATTGTTAAATGGCCAGCAATCATCTCTTTTGTAAATGGCAAAATTAGCGTTCGACTCGTAGATTGCACGCATGTATCTCAATCTATCATTTATAATTAGCTTTTCTAGTTCAtcatattctggctcgggtggATTGGGTTGCTCTTTCAAATTGGCCCAATGATGCATAGATGTCCCTAGAATTATCAAGTTCTCCAACTTAGAAGGCACCAAATTCACTTTCAAGTTCTAATAGATTGGCGACAAATTTGTATGAGGCACATGGTAGAAAAAACTCACACATCCTCACTTCATCACTGCAGCACAAAGGCCTCAATCAGCTAACATGAGCTTGCTTACTAACCTAATTGGATATTGAGCAAAATTCAACAGCAGTGAATCCACTGCCCTCATCCACTTGGCTACATCTGCCCTAGTTAAaagattttctcttttttccattcatcattattgtatttaaatttattcttaCCTTATTAGATCGAGATATTGAGTGTAGAATGCTaaccttaaaaatataaaaaatagaggaGCAATCTGCTGTGACAcattcactaaaaaaaaaaaatccttttgtaGTTGATCATTTATtgggaaaaattgaaaaagagggCAATTTAACAAACTTCTTGCTTTTCctaaaggattaaaaaaaaacgcTCACGTGAAATTTAGCAAATCAAACAGCAAAAACAGTTGGCATGTTCAAGTACCGGAGCTAAACCAGAAAATACAATCAACTGGATCGATCTAAACAACAATATGGTTTTGACAAGCAAGATGTTGCTTTCAAAGGAGGATACCAGCTATTGAAAACATCAGATATGTTATCACCCTGAGTAATGGAGGCATGAATGTggattacataaaaaaaaaatgtgtttaatTTCTTACTCAAGTCTTTTTCAAGCACTGAAGTAAACCACAAGAGGATAAAAATTGCAGTTGTAGACTCAGCAGCACACTCTAGCTTTGCTGGATAGGTCACATCTTTATTGCCATGCTGGTAATTACTGATTAGCAAGctgccaaataaaaaaaaaaaaggacaacaaaaatTATGGGAATGCTGAGAACCAGAATTTAAGATTCTACTGCTTGATCAATCTAAATAATTATCCAAGCCACTCATCTTGgcaaaaaatctaaataattatCCAAGGAAAATAGAAGTCGATCTCTTGGAAAAGGCAAGCACAAATAACAATACAAACagacaaaaaaaacattagagaGCATCCTACAAGCTTACAGCTTGAaagcaaagatggagaaaaagaccCAGAAACAATAAGCTTTACCTCATCTGAATATATGCTCTGGCAAAAATTGTCAAACGCTCACGAATATCTGCTAGGATTCCAAGTGCAGTGGGACAGAGTCCTCCAAGTGATTCACTTCAAGGATATCAACAAATTtacattgttgatgaagtctttgcTTCATGTATCATTTCATATTTGGACCGTCGATTATCATACAAATATGTGCACATGCAAATTCCACCTTTACATAAGATGCACAATTCTTCTGAAAAACTGAAATCCTACAAAAAGAAATTACAATTCTTGATTTTGGAATGAGAGCACTACAATGATCTCAGGTAAATTAGCAGTCAATTTAAAGTTCAGGgagaaattttgtttatttatttattgttattattttgataaatatgaacAAACCACAACCCTCAACCCTCAATGATCATTGTTGTGAGAGGAAATTGAACCCTCAACCTCTCacttgagagaaaaaaaaaaaagagttaccACTTTCTTATTTTCCTACACAAGAAACTACAATTCTTAATTTGGAATGAGAGCACTACAATGATCCCAGGTAAATCAGCACTCAATATTTAAAGTTCAAGAGCTAGaggaatttttatatattttttattgttttattcatttatttttatttacagtGGTGGGAAACTGCATGTTTATGggaattaaatatattttgaaaattacaaaactGAGAGCCTTTGGCAAGTCAATAGGGCTGACAGAATTTATTTACCATGGAAGCAAGGCTGAGCTGCTAAATATGCATTAGAAGCTGGGTAAAATGAACTTACAGAAGATCCATTAAAGGAGCCAAACTTGAGGCATCGATCAGTGGAAAGAAGTAGATGGAAAGCACTGATGAAAGAGTTTATGCTCAAGCTGACAAACCTGGTGAATATCATAGCATGAGTTTCACATTGCAAAAcgtaatcaataaaataatcaggccaataataataaaaattgcaGAAAATTAAATGCTAAATTTGCACAGAAGGTTGgccgtttaaatattattagaaGTAGAATTCACATATGTAAAGCAAAGCACAAAAGCAATTTAAGACAAGGAAGCAACGAAGAAGAAGATATGGGAAGCAACATAGAATACAATTAACTGCTAGACTGTCTTCAAGTTGTCATGTGAAAGGTCTAATAACTGTTTACAAATATCTAAAAACTCTTTTACAGCTACATAGGACCATAAATTATTGACTTTGGGAGaccataacattttaaaactaAGCAGCAAAACACATGCTCAAAATCTTTCTCGTTGCAttccacaaaaacaaaagtgaaaTCTCTTGATATAGTTTTGAAGGTTGATACTCATAGCCATCTAATATTAAATTACAAGTTAGTACGGAGAAAATAGGATGAGAGATCTTGCATAGATTGCGAGTGTCAATGGACATGTCAGTCTTCAATATCATGGCCTCTTAACATTCTATTCCACTGATTGCAATATCAACTAGAACCTTCATGGTGAATCATCtacacaaataaattattaaggtcaagcataattattttaatgagcAGAAATTCTGTGTGAATATAATGTCACTCAGGTGAAAAAGACAACCTTTTCTCCACCAACTAGATCCTACAATAATGTTGTTTACTCATAAAACAAGCGGTGGTCCATATATTTCCATTTGTCAAAAAggattatcaaaataaaaagaattggaattggaatcaCCTGCATAAGATATGCACATCCGGAACGACTTTAACGAGGGCAATGCCTCTTTTCTTGAAAACTCAGAGATCCGCTGCTGCACAATCCCTTTTATCTAAATATCATTCACAGCTAGCTCAGGTTATGTCAgtgtaaataaaattgattaaataaatggCCATCCCCATCAACTTAATAGACATAGTCTCTCTGGTCACAGTATAATTTGTGGCATTCTGCAAGAATATCTGAATATTCTTTCCTTGATGATCTACTCGATTTCTTTCAGCATGTATGGTCTTTAACTGCAAAAGATGAAACAGAATTAATAGACATTATCATTTGGAATTATGTGAATGATGGGAAGCCAGtgctacttatttttttatttgttttaaattctttttactCAGACAAATATCAGCCAACTTTGCAGAGTTCCCCTTACAAATTTCACTGGACTATCTCATAcagtttctcatgttttgacAACATCAACGGCGCactcatacacacacacacactgagCTAGCTCAGGTTATGTTTTTACAAAATCAAATCACTAACTATAAGCAAGCTTTGGTAATTAGTTCAATATTTGTCTAACAAATGATAAATAGTGACAATCTCAAGGACGACATTAAATAATGGACTGCCATCAAATGATTGGCAAAAGAGTCAAAAGGGTTATAGGTCATAGCTCAAACCTTACATTCTCCAATTCATCAAAATAGTCGTGCTTGCTTCCAAGTGCATCCGCAAAATCTATCAATATTTGTTTCTCCAACAACTCAACAGccacataaatttaaaacaactGTCTGGATAAATAACACAATCTGCAAATCCATGAGTTAAGTTATTATTGGGTTTGAGATATAAGGAacacaaaattcaaaaagaaaaagtgtaGGCAATGGAAATCATTATAAATGAATAATTGAAGGCTTTAACAGGATGATATTCCTTTAATTATATAGGAATGATCACATTCCAATGTTATAAAGAACATAAGTTCATTTAGGAATAAATCTTGCATTAACTAGTAAAAAACTTTTACAACATAATCAGATAAGACATAAACAAGAAGTAAACTGAGTCATGTAGGTATTAGTTTTGCAAAAACTCAACAACTTCAATCTATGCCAATTTTCTAAAATGTTATAGAGCATAAAAACATAGGGGAATTAGTCATGCATTTCTGCATTATTGATGCATCAGTGCTTCTCCTTGGTGAATTTAAATCCAACCCCAGAAACAGGCtaatcatcatttgagtttgagatGTAAAATTAGTTGTTTTATAGAACAGAAGGAAACGGAGAATGAATTTTCATAGACTTAGAAATAACATACATAGACTAGCATCTTTTGACAATTGTGCCATAAAAAAACAGACAATAAGATGGCATTGCACTTCACATCTAGCTTCTAAGCAACAAAACAAAGCTGCATAAGATGAAAATGCGTTCTTCCACATATATTGCATGCTGAACACTCtggaaaagagaagagaaaagcaTGAGTCAAGCTCCATCCATCCTGTTTACAAAAAGGCAGAATAAAACCATTAAATACTAGAATAATATAGCCTATCTAAACATAAACTCAAAGTagagatgccaaaagaacaaattactCTGAAACAGAGCTGTGGTATTCTAACTGTTTGGGACCTCCAGACAAATCTGCATTAATCTTGTCAGGATCGAGAGACACACACTAAGAATTCTCAGTAAAGTTCACTCACACACCAGAGTCCCAACAATGAAATGTAATCTCACACTAAAGAAGAAGAACTGAGATGAAAATTCACACAGAAAAGCACTCTCTActtcattcattcattactcagtcatttaaacaaacacataaCAGACATACACTCAGtcatttaaacaaacacataGCAGACATACTTGTCTGGAATCACACTAGCATACATgctaaaacaaacaaacaacttcTAATACAGTAACAACAACTTTAAGCATCTAAACAAGTAACTAGAAACAAATACAAGACAATTCAGCAGGTCTTGGTTCCAAAGCACAACTGTGTCATTGACATTCACATAGTTACCTGCAATGTAGATACTCTGATCACCTTCAATCTCCAACAAATCTATCATAAGAACAGAAGCCAAAACAAGTTTTCATCCTAATGCACAATTATGTTGTTGGAGGCACCTATTTTCAGCAGAACAAACCAGGCGGAGATAGATCACAACATAATTGTCATAATATCATCAGCAGCcgccaaaaaataaaaaataaaaaataaaataataataataataacattctGCCGTAATGATCATCATATCTCCAAACTTCCTGGAACCCATCTAATGTGGGATTTACATGCGTCTGGACCTGTATTAAGATCAAGAAGATAACACTGAGCGAAACAATAGAATAAACATCAAGCAAGCAAAAAAAAGTACACAAACCTCAAGACAAGCAGGATACATAAGCTCCCAGGCCCAGGAGGGATAAGAAGCCTCGTTCCTCCCCTCCTCTCTTCGGCTGCAGACGTACTCCCTTCCCTGCACAAAACAACCAAGGAGGTTGCATTATTAATATATTGCACATCTGATTCACATCacaaacaccaaaaacaaaacaaaaaaaaactacaaattaaATCCTAAAAACACCACTATTGAATTCCTAGgaaaacaaagtaaataaaaaaaaatcagtcaaTAAATCAATAAACCCCAAATCCCATCCCCTGCTCCACAGTCAAACCCCGTTCAAAACAGCAGAATCGCCCGGAAAACAACACTTTTGAGGCCAAATCCACAAAAACTGAACAACATGAAAAAGGGATGAATAGAGTAAAATAAAGCAAACCCTGaatctaataatataataatacagtgataaataaataaataagaaccaAAGGTGGTGATCATTTGGCTAACAATTAAACCAGTCAACCCAATCAAATAAATTCCAAAGAAGATCAATTTGtcatgaaaacaaacattaaaaaaaaaaaaaacttgaaaacaaaaaatattaaagacgagagagagagagtctaAAAAAACCAAAGGCAGCAGGAAAGGCTCATTCAAAGTTTATGTTTCTCATCTCTCACTGGATATTTCTGGTCATTGCTTGACCATCATTTGGACCAAAAATGTGGAACATATTCTCTTAACAGACTCCTCATCACATTGTTTGCATTTCAAAGACCAATTTTATCAATGAATGTATTAAATCCAACCACCTTCACCACCACCAtaacaaaaaattatcaaactgTTCATCACATCATTCCACAGTGACCGACCCTCAAATGGTGAAATATATTTGCAGCAGGTGTGGGCGCGAGTTTGAGTCTCTTGACAAACTTAATGCCCACACTAACAAAAGGCCAAGATGTGATCAAAAACCcaccaaaaaaaacacaatggGGGATGAATCACCAGCAACTCCAGGGACACCAGCGACCGGGAGTTCTGAAAGCCCGGATAACTCAGGAAATTCTGGAAATTCTGGAAACTCCGGAAGCTCCGGAGGGGCTGCTGCCGTGGCTTctcaagagaagaagaacaccCCAGAAAATTGACTTATAGGGCCTAGTTTAagattttaattaagtttttttcttgtcatttgGCTTGTATGGTGTCATTTGGCTTATATGGCCAACTAGTAGTTTGAGTACTTTAATTATGTCAGTGTTACTTTATGTTACAGTATTTTGATCTTAAAAATTAAGCAAAATTTCCAATTCCTGGTTTACCAAACCTTTGAATTCCTTTCCGAATAACAATTCAACTGATTCATTTGACTAAAATAGaacaattacaaaagaaaagaggGTATTGGcaataaatttaatgaaaacaatggtgAACTTGTTTAACTTCAATAAAAATCTTGTTTATCCACttaacaaaattgaaaaaattctTTAAAGTGAAAGATGCATCTCTCTTATTTGAGAGTAAGAAAGTCCAGTTAGCTCTactgaaatcatcaacaattgtgagaaaatatttataacccTCATGTGTGGGAGTGTGATAAGGTCCCCAAGTGTCAATGTGAATCAATTCAAAAACTAAAGAAGAATAAATTTGACTTTTAGGGAATGGCAATTTATGTTGTCTAGCTTGTGGACAAATATCACAAGAACTAATTGAACATGAATCATTCCCAGAATTCAGTAAATAAAGCTGTTTCAATTTAAGAAAAGGAAGATGTCCAAGTCTGTTGTGCCACAAAACAGAACTAGAACAAACAATTGAATTAGAAACTGGAAAAGAAATGTCTGTAGACAGAAAACTATTCTGTGAATTGACAGTGTCAATCACTGGATTGCAGGATTGAGTAGATTGCAATTCTCCTTGATGAGAGTGTAGTAGAAATAATCCATTGCAATATTTACCAAGAACTAGTGACCTCTTCAGTGAAGGGGCCTGTAAAATACACAATTCAGGTGTAAAGACAACTTGGCAATTCAGttgttgcatcaattttccTATGGATAGAAGATTATAATTGAAAGAAGGAACATATAGTGAAAATTACTATATAGATAAAGGATCAAACAAAGGACAAATTTCTTATTCACATCAAGAGCTAAAACACTCTTCATAACTCAGGATAATTCATACAACCTTGAAGATCTCAATGAAAACAGAAAACAGTAACAACATTACACATCTCTGAAAAAACACAagatatttattacatataaaCTTTAGTACCCAAAATGAAACGAATCAGCTTAGTCACCACAGCACGCGTCTGCACTGGATCCATTCAACCTCTTAAGCCATCCTGCCTCGAACTAACACCAAAGCTTGATGTTGATTAAATCCCAGCCGTTCACTTATTCATCTAATATTTGCTTCTGctgttgcctcgaacttaaacacATCTCTCTGATAGATCAGATCTGGACCATACAATCAACCCCGATGCTTGAATTAACTTCTGCCTAGGACTTACACTTTTCCTTGATCAAATCAATCTCAGCCTTTGATTCTTTTCCAGCCAAAACTCCAACTGTTTTAACAGACTTTTGAATACTTGAAATGACGAACTTACCCCTCTGAACACATTTCAATCTGAAAATCTGAAATCTCTGTCAATCTCCAGCACCATAGTCTTCTCTTCCTATCAACAATATCAAACCACTTCAATCACAAACTAACATATAGAACTTCACAGATCAAAAAAATTATCTGTTAACCTAATTGTGCCAAATTATGTGATAGTAATTTCATGACCATTGGGCAAAGAGATTTGGAAAGAAATAGGCAAAGAAACAAGTGATTCAAAAAGATTTGGATTATGACACATATGATCGCTACAGTTTGATTCCACCAATCCTACTCCTACAACGACTAGAATTTTACTCTTTGTGATTGTTTGACTtgtaaataaaatgaatattagATTACagtaatgtataattaatattatgtcaTGAATGAATATTAAATCCTACTCTTGCTCAAAGTGGGACTCTGACTCCAATTTGATCTAGCTCCTTGTTCTACTCTTTCACAGACAAAGACCCAATTCATTGCCTATATATATACTGTTAATCCAAGGCAAATAATAACACTATTATATGGTTTTGAGAGGTGCATTATCGTTAAACATGGAAGTTGATGGAGAATATACTGCTTTAATGAAAGACATGGATTATGCTCTTGAACAGGTCCGAGCATCCAAATTCTTGGCTGATCTCATCAATCAGATTCAAGAAAAACCTGAGATTGTTTCAAGCTTCAAAGGAAGACCTATGGTTGTGTATGGACTTGGCAGCATCCAATTTAATTATGCTGCAAAGTTCCAACTCTCTCTTGCTCTTCTCTTAAGGGAAGTGATGGCGTTGGAGATTCAAAAAGATCAAATCACTATATGTTGTGATGATATTACACTGACACCTGCTGAAGAAAAAG
It includes:
- the LOC120262791 gene encoding uncharacterized protein LOC120262791, which encodes MHHWANLKEQPNPPEPEYDELEKLIINDRLRYMRAIYESNANFAIYKRDDCWPFNNLHWIFFNLHPGMHFSELLPSFSILNKIEVDHKIAHPPKGDMISDLRNKIEEEYFESSLPNK